DNA sequence from the Candidatus Zixiibacteriota bacterium genome:
AGCTCGAAAGCCGCCCGCCCCCCGCCCCACCGGGCGAGCAGAGACTTCAACGCCCTGAGCAGGCGGTTGCCGTCCACGTCGCCCGCAACCGCGAGCACGGAGCCCGCGGGGTTGTATCGCTCCCGATGCCACCTCGCCAGCAGCTCCGGCGTGAGGGTCTCGACCGCGGCCTGCGTCGGCGCCACGACGGCCGCCGGGTGATCGCCGAAGACCGCACGGTGGAAACGCTCGCTCGCCAGAAACCGCGGCGCGGCTCGCTGCTGGCGCAGCTGCACGAGCGCGCGCTCCTTCAAGCGCCTGAGCTCATCCTCGGGAAACACCGGCTCGAGCAGAACCTCGAAGATCATCTCCAGCCATTCGTCGAGGTTTTCGCTCAGCCCGGAGCCCGTAACCACCGTATCCGGCGACCCGAAGGCGGCGCCGGCTCCGACCGACGCTCCCAGCCGGTCGAGCCTTTCGGCCACCTCCCTGCTGGTCCGGCCCGGTGTTCCTTCGCGCAGCATCTGCGCCGTCGCGGATGCGAGGCCGGGGAAGGCTTCGGGATCGAAGAGGGCTCCGGCACCCCGCAGGTGAAGCTGCACAAAGACCACAGGCAGCCGATGATCCTCGAGAATGAGGACCGAAAGGCCGTTTGCAAGCCGCTCCTCGCGCGGCCGCGGCAAACGCACCCCGATGGTTTCCTCGGAAACGGGCGCACGGTTCTTCCGCTCGACCTTGCTCGGCGAAACGGGCAGCGATTCCTGGCCGGACGCGCGCGACGCTCCCGCCCCGAGCGCAATCGCCAGCGCCAGCGCCGCCTTCCATTTCGGTCGCTCCGTTCGCATGAGATCCGTCCTACCCGCCGGAGCTTGCCGCCGGCCCGCCCTTC
Encoded proteins:
- a CDS encoding pitrilysin family protein, encoding MRTERPKWKAALALAIALGAGASRASGQESLPVSPSKVERKNRAPVSEETIGVRLPRPREERLANGLSVLILEDHRLPVVFVQLHLRGAGALFDPEAFPGLASATAQMLREGTPGRTSREVAERLDRLGASVGAGAAFGSPDTVVTGSGLSENLDEWLEMIFEVLLEPVFPEDELRRLKERALVQLRQQRAAPRFLASERFHRAVFGDHPAAVVAPTQAAVETLTPELLARWHRERYNPAGSVLAVAGDVDGNRLLRALKSLLARWGGGRAAFEL